Proteins encoded by one window of Burkholderia plantarii:
- the def gene encoding peptide deformylase, translated as MALLNILHYPDKRLHKVAKPVAAVDDRIRKLVADMAETMYAAPGIGLAATQVDVHERVIVIDTSEDKNELRVFINPEIIWSSDGKQIYEEGCLSVPGVYDEVERPDHVRVRALDAQGQQFELDCEGLLAVCVQHEMDHLLGRVFVQYLSPLKQNRIKSKMKKLERAM; from the coding sequence ATGGCGCTTCTGAACATCCTGCATTACCCCGACAAACGGCTGCACAAGGTGGCCAAGCCCGTGGCGGCCGTCGACGACCGGATCCGCAAGCTCGTCGCCGACATGGCCGAGACCATGTATGCGGCGCCCGGCATCGGTCTCGCGGCGACCCAGGTCGACGTCCACGAGCGCGTGATCGTGATCGACACGTCCGAGGACAAGAACGAACTGCGCGTGTTCATCAATCCCGAGATCATCTGGTCGAGCGACGGCAAACAGATCTACGAGGAAGGCTGCCTGTCGGTGCCGGGCGTCTACGACGAGGTCGAGCGGCCCGATCACGTGCGCGTGCGCGCGCTCGACGCGCAGGGCCAGCAGTTCGAACTCGACTGCGAGGGTCTGCTGGCCGTCTGCGTGCAGCACGAGATGGATCACCTGCTCGGCCGCGTGTTCGTGCAGTACCTGTCGCCGCTCAAGCAGAACCGCATCAAGTCCAAGATGAAGAAACTCGAACGCGCGATGTGA